The genomic DNA GGAACGAGCCGTCGGGTGCGAGCGCGTCGAGGTAGCGCCGGGCCGTCCCGGACGGGTCCTCGAGTTCCGAGAGGACGTTCGAGAACAGTATCAGGTCCCAGCCGGCGGGCGCGTCGTCCCCGCCCACCGCCGCGTCGTCCAGGGGCGCTGCCGGGTCGAACGCCTCGGCCGTCTCGCGGTGGACCGTGGGGTGGACGTTCCGCCCCAGGTCCCCCAGCAGCGACTCCAGCACGTCGGCCGCGGCCGCCGGCTCGACGGCGTGGTAGTCGAGGAGCGCCTCGTCCGGGAGGTAGTCGGCGAGCCCGAGTGCCGGCCCGCCCACGCCGGCACCGACATCGAGCACGCGCAGGTGATGGCCCAGCAGGTCGGCCTTCGCGAGGTCGTCGAGGACGTACTGGACGCTCGCGTAGTAGCCCGGCAGGTGGTAGACGGCGTACGCGAGCGCCGTCTCGTCGTCGTACTCGACCGCGCCGCCGTGGAGGTAGTGCTCCTTGACCTCGCGGAGACGGCGCCGGAGCCGGTCGCCGCTCTCGCCGTCGGGCCAGCCGGCGCCGTAGCGCTCGACGAGCAGGTCCTCAAGCCGGGTCGCGTGGGCGTCCGGGAGCGCGGTGACGCGCTCGTCGACGCCGCGGGCCCGCCACGCTGGAACCGGCTCGCCGGAGACGGGGACGAAGGTCCGGTCGTCGGTCTCCACCAGGCCGAGGTCGGGCGCCAGCGCCCGGAGTTCCTGCGTCACGACGGCGGGATGGGGCTGTCCCTCGACGTACTCGAACACCTCCTCCGGGTCGATCGGCCGGACGCTCCGGAGGTACCGGGCGGTGTCCCGCAGGTCCGAGCGCTGTGTCTCATCCATCATGTGTCGTCACCGTCGGTTCGGTCGTCGGCAGCCGTCCTCGACGGCGCTCCCTCGGCGGCCCCGCCGAACGGCGCCGCGCCGGCCTCGGCGTACAGCTCGGCGAAGGCCTCGAAGTCATCCGCCACCTCGGCGACGCGCCGGGCGGCGTCGGCGACGGCGTCGGCGCCCTCGAAGGCGGCCTGTATCTCGGCGTACACGTCGGGGTTCCCGCCGGTCACGTTCGCGACGAGGTCGGCGAGCGGCTCGGAGACGGGCGTGTGGAATTCCTCGGGCACGTCCTCTGCGGCGAGGCCGAACGCGAGGACCGCGGCGTGGGTCCGTGCCTGGACGGTCGCCATCGCGCGGTCGTGCTCCGCGGGCGTCGTGTCGAAGACGCGGTTCCCCCGGTCGGCCAGCGCCTCGCGGATGGCCCGGACCGCGGGGCCACCACGGTCCACGACGACGGCGCAGTTCCCGGGCTCGTTGTCGGGGGCGAACAGCGGGTGGAAGGAGGCGCGCTCGCGGTCCGGAGCGGCGTCGGCGAGTGCCGTGACGGCCGTCTCCATCTCGCCCGAGACATCCACGACGGCGCGCTCGGCCCGCGGCCCGTGTTCGGCGACGGCCTCGGGAACTGCCGAGATGGGGACCGCCACGCAGACAAGGTCGACCGGCCCGCCGTCATCGACGGTCGCCGTGGGGGCGTCCGGCTCGTCGGCGACCCGTTCCGCGAAGGCCGCCACCGCCGCCCGGGCGGCGGTCTCGTCGTCGTCGGCGAAGGCCACGCGGTCGACGGCAGGGGCGACGCTACGGGCGAACCAGCGGCCCATCGTCCCGGCCCCGACCACGAGCAGGTGCATGAGCGTCCGATTGCCGACGCCCCGGCAAAAGCCGTTCGCTCCCGGCACCGTCGGCGACTGCCGCGGACGATGAGGGCCCCGAGAGCGCCACCGATGTCGCGACACCAGGTCTGCCCCCGGAAGCACGTCGCCAGGTCTGCCGCCGCCACCAGCACTATCCGGGGCGAGTCCAGACAGCCGCCATGCGCCGTAGCCTGCTGGTGGTGGGCCTGTGCTGTCTCCTCGTTCTCGCCGGGTGTGGTGGGACGAGCACGCAACCGACCGCGTCGCCGTCACCGTCCGGGACGGCGGCGCCCGACGGCGGTGGTGGTGACGGCGGTGCCGGGAGCGACGACGGCGATGGCGGTACGGCGGACGACGGGGAGAGCGATGGCTCCGGGGACGCCGGCGGTGACGGGACGGACGGCGGGTCCTCGTTCGAGTACCCCGAGGGCGTCGACGACTCCGGCGTCGCCGACTCGACGGCGCTGTTCGACGCCCACGTGGCAGCGGTGTCCGGGACGGACTACGCCATCAACCTCACGCAGGTGGCGGCCATCGGCGAGAACCGGACGCACGCGACCTCGGTGGTCCGGAGCGACCTCGACAGGGAGCGCTCGCTCGGCCGGTTCGAGGTCACGGGGCAGCAGGACACCTCGGTCGCCGTGTTCCGGAACACGAGTGACTTCTACCGCCGGCAGACCGCCGCCGGCCGGACCTCGTACCGGGTCCGGAACGCCACCGGGTCGTTCGCGACGTACCACGAGCGCCGGGCGGACGTCCTCCGATCCGCGAACACGGTCTTCCAGTTCGCGAACCTCTCGAGCGCCGAGATCGTGGAGCGTGACGGCCGACGGATGGCCCGGTACACGCTCGACGAGGTCGACCGGACGGCCATCAACGAGAGCAC from Haloglomus litoreum includes the following:
- a CDS encoding small ribosomal subunit Rsm22 family protein produces the protein MDETQRSDLRDTARYLRSVRPIDPEEVFEYVEGQPHPAVVTQELRALAPDLGLVETDDRTFVPVSGEPVPAWRARGVDERVTALPDAHATRLEDLLVERYGAGWPDGESGDRLRRRLREVKEHYLHGGAVEYDDETALAYAVYHLPGYYASVQYVLDDLAKADLLGHHLRVLDVGAGVGGPALGLADYLPDEALLDYHAVEPAAAADVLESLLGDLGRNVHPTVHRETAEAFDPAAPLDDAAVGGDDAPAGWDLILFSNVLSELEDPSGTARRYLDALAPDGSFLALAPADRNTALGLRGVERALADHSGEDAATVWAPTLRLWPDAAPADTCWSFDVRPDLEVPGFQRSLDRGERGPDAGEATADPAAADDRAPGDGEFVNVDVQFSYSVLRRDGRQAIDFQPAHDRFARLADSEAHVTDRVNVAAVKLSHDLTESPDANPLFRIGDGSQTTDHFAVLVDEDSLNAPLREADYGDLLTFERVLVLWNDDERAYNLVVDEAVVVESVPVPP
- a CDS encoding prephenate dehydrogenase/arogenate dehydrogenase family protein; the encoded protein is MHLLVVGAGTMGRWFARSVAPAVDRVAFADDDETAARAAVAAFAERVADEPDAPTATVDDGGPVDLVCVAVPISAVPEAVAEHGPRAERAVVDVSGEMETAVTALADAAPDRERASFHPLFAPDNEPGNCAVVVDRGGPAVRAIREALADRGNRVFDTTPAEHDRAMATVQARTHAAVLAFGLAAEDVPEEFHTPVSEPLADLVANVTGGNPDVYAEIQAAFEGADAVADAARRVAEVADDFEAFAELYAEAGAAPFGGAAEGAPSRTAADDRTDGDDT